The following are from one region of the Staphylococcus schleiferi genome:
- a CDS encoding single-stranded DNA-binding protein: protein MSSINQFQAIGCINRPPQYYENENSHLITFTVKVTRNYLSRNQRPMYDFLNCKAYGEVAIQIKEAFKEDIIVAISGQIQTRRFFHNDEKRYATELLVTQFYPFIPSQMKSTCENLTSQTQI, encoded by the coding sequence GTGAGCTCAATTAACCAATTTCAAGCAATCGGTTGTATTAATCGTCCGCCACAGTATTATGAAAATGAAAACAGTCACTTGATAACTTTTACAGTCAAAGTCACACGTAACTATTTAAGTCGCAACCAGCGACCCATGTATGACTTTTTGAACTGCAAAGCATATGGAGAAGTGGCAATTCAAATTAAAGAAGCTTTCAAAGAAGACATCATTGTAGCAATCAGCGGACAAATTCAAACAAGACGTTTTTTTCATAATGATGAAAAACGTTATGCTACGGAACTTCTCGTTACACAATTTTATCCCTTTATTCCCTCGCAAATGAAATCAACATGTGAAAACCTAACAAGCCAAACACAAATTTAA
- the thiM gene encoding hydroxyethylthiazole kinase: MNFLLKLRAQHPLVVCYTNDVVKNFTANGLISVGASPAMSEAPEEADDFFNVAQALLINIGTLTKQRGEDMLKIAKTANKKGVPVVFDPVAVGASQFRKDFCQRFLEEVDVSVIKGNASEIMTLVDTTTTMKGTDSADDIDVVTIAQEAYKKYQTAIVISGKVDVIIQKEGIVTLSNGTPLLTKITGAGCLLGGVIASFLLGDEIPSIEQLTQAVSFYNIAAEQAELREGADLPGTFLVAFIDALNQTSAESYQLEIKKREVI, translated from the coding sequence ATGAATTTTTTATTAAAGTTAAGAGCACAACATCCTTTAGTTGTTTGTTACACCAATGATGTTGTTAAAAACTTTACGGCTAACGGTTTGATTAGTGTCGGTGCAAGCCCTGCAATGAGTGAAGCACCGGAAGAAGCAGATGATTTTTTTAATGTAGCGCAAGCATTATTAATTAATATTGGGACATTGACAAAGCAACGCGGTGAAGACATGCTAAAAATCGCAAAAACAGCCAATAAAAAAGGCGTGCCTGTTGTGTTTGATCCAGTTGCAGTGGGCGCATCTCAATTTAGAAAAGATTTTTGTCAACGTTTCCTAGAGGAAGTAGATGTATCGGTCATTAAAGGTAATGCTTCTGAAATAATGACTTTAGTCGATACGACAACAACGATGAAAGGTACGGATAGTGCGGATGATATCGATGTTGTAACAATCGCACAAGAAGCGTATAAAAAGTATCAAACCGCTATCGTTATTTCTGGCAAGGTCGATGTTATTATTCAAAAAGAGGGTATTGTTACATTATCTAATGGTACGCCACTCCTTACTAAAATCACAGGAGCAGGATGTTTGCTTGGAGGTGTGATTGCGAGCTTTTTATTAGGAGATGAAATACCTTCAATCGAACAATTGACCCAAGCAGTATCTTTTTATAATATTGCTGCAGAACAGGCTGAGCTTCGAGAGGGCGCAGATTTACCAGGGACTTTTCTTGTCGCTTTTATTGATGCATTGAATCAAACATCCGCTGAATCTTACCAATTGGAGATCAAAAAGAGAGAAGTGATTTAA
- the csoR gene encoding copper-sensing transcriptional repressor CsoR, which yields MTEQAHHSDEIKRNLKSRLNRIEGQVKAINRMIDEDVYCDDVLTQIRATRSALNSVATRLLDHHMKSCIMNKIDSGHQSEAMEELLVTFQKLMKD from the coding sequence ATGACAGAACAAGCACACCATTCAGATGAAATTAAACGTAACTTAAAATCACGTTTGAACCGCATCGAAGGCCAGGTCAAAGCAATAAATCGTATGATTGATGAAGATGTCTATTGTGATGATGTTCTTACACAAATTAGAGCAACGCGTTCAGCTTTAAATAGCGTTGCCACACGGCTCCTTGATCATCATATGAAAAGTTGTATTATGAATAAAATTGATTCGGGTCATCAAAGTGAAGCGATGGAAGAGTTACTTGTTACGTTTCAAAAATTAATGAAAGACTAA
- a CDS encoding LPXTG cell wall anchor domain-containing protein, giving the protein MNAPVENVAKSETYTLSNKNHQEKNNKHEKMNELPKTGQSESKSPLLISALFTALGALLLRRLK; this is encoded by the coding sequence ATGAACGCACCAGTTGAAAATGTCGCTAAATCAGAGACGTATACATTAAGCAATAAGAATCACCAAGAAAAAAATAACAAGCATGAGAAGATGAATGAACTTCCAAAAACAGGTCAAAGTGAAAGTAAATCTCCACTTTTAATCTCTGCTTTATTCACTGCTCTAGGGGCATTGTTGTTAAGAAGATTAAAATAA
- the tenA gene encoding thiaminase II, which translates to MTFSEQLMQEAEPIIEQIYNDDFIQGLLTGQIPKAAVKHYLRADARYLNEFAKIYALLIPKVNSKEEIQFLTEQIQFASSGEVEPHHILADFVGEDYQSIIAEGEWYPSADHYIKHMYYNAFAFDNVAYTIAAMAPCPYVYQQLGKRAMAQYDFSNSNPLKSWFAFYAQEMDTLMSYIQRWLDDYAETSSTQVQKTLRQNFLQSTIHERRFFNMSYQLEQWEFGG; encoded by the coding sequence ATGACATTTTCTGAACAGTTAATGCAAGAGGCAGAGCCAATTATTGAGCAAATTTATAATGATGATTTTATTCAAGGTTTACTTACAGGGCAAATTCCTAAAGCAGCAGTTAAGCATTATTTACGTGCAGACGCTCGCTATTTAAATGAGTTTGCGAAAATATACGCGTTGTTAATACCTAAAGTCAATTCAAAAGAAGAAATACAATTTTTGACCGAACAAATACAATTTGCAAGCTCAGGAGAAGTGGAACCGCATCATATTTTAGCTGATTTTGTAGGTGAAGATTATCAATCGATAATCGCTGAGGGTGAATGGTATCCCTCTGCCGATCATTACATTAAACATATGTATTACAATGCTTTTGCATTTGATAATGTGGCATATACGATTGCCGCTATGGCGCCATGCCCATATGTTTATCAACAACTTGGCAAACGTGCAATGGCACAGTACGATTTTTCAAATTCAAACCCATTGAAATCATGGTTTGCATTTTATGCACAAGAAATGGACACTTTAATGTCATACATTCAACGATGGTTAGATGATTATGCAGAAACGAGTTCTACTCAAGTTCAAAAAACTTTACGACAAAACTTTCTACAAAGTACGATTCATGAACGCCGTTTCTTTAATATGTCATATCAATTAGAACAATGGGAATTTGGAGGGTAA
- a CDS encoding HD domain-containing protein, which yields MMEETRNATIKFMKSKHAHDTTGHDIAHVLRVRQMALKLADYYPESQHDIIEIAALLHDTVDDKLVDRDAAYIELKQFLNEQNIELEKQQEILYIIDYISFRKSKLSGRLKTIEAQIVQDADRLDAIGAIGIARTFQYAGHFGEPMWTGELSLEQMRTLEDIDNLPPSAVKHFYKKLLKLKDLMNTLPAKKIAEERHAFLELYLQHFFAEWQIEK from the coding sequence ATGATGGAAGAAACACGCAATGCAACAATAAAATTTATGAAATCAAAACATGCACATGATACCACTGGTCATGACATTGCACACGTATTGCGTGTAAGACAAATGGCTTTAAAATTGGCTGATTATTATCCAGAATCTCAGCACGATATTATAGAAATAGCTGCATTACTTCATGATACAGTGGATGATAAATTGGTAGATCGTGATGCCGCTTATATTGAGCTTAAGCAATTTCTTAACGAACAAAATATCGAATTAGAAAAACAACAAGAAATTTTATATATTATTGATTATATCAGCTTTAGAAAATCTAAACTATCGGGTAGATTAAAAACAATCGAAGCACAAATTGTTCAAGATGCGGATCGTTTAGATGCGATTGGCGCTATAGGTATTGCACGCACATTCCAATATGCCGGACATTTTGGAGAACCGATGTGGACAGGAGAACTTTCTTTAGAACAAATGCGTACTTTAGAAGATATCGATAATTTGCCCCCTTCTGCAGTTAAGCATTTTTATAAAAAATTATTAAAGCTTAAAGATTTAATGAACACGCTTCCTGCCAAGAAGATAGCAGAAGAACGGCATGCTTTTTTAGAATTATATTTACAACATTTCTTTGCTGAATGGCAGATTGAAAAATAA
- the yidC gene encoding membrane protein insertase YidC: MKNKALLTTLLGVVLFLAGCDYSKPENRNGFFYNTFVQPMDNLIHWLGNSLGDNYGLAIVILVLAVRLVLLPFMLSNYKNMHMMREKMKIAKPEITEAQEKVKRARTQEDKLAANQEMMQVYKKYNMNPMASMLGCLPLIIQMPIVMALYFVLKYPSGGGITKFSDFLWFHLDKPDIWITIIAGVLYFIQAYVSSFNMPPEQRQMGYMMMIISPIMIIWISLSSAAALGLYWSVSAAFLVVQTYVANVVYGRKAKAEVAPLIEKFEREKNAKAGKNTQVVKKKKK; encoded by the coding sequence ATGAAGAACAAAGCGTTACTGACGACCCTTCTAGGTGTAGTCTTATTTCTAGCTGGATGTGATTACAGTAAGCCTGAAAACCGAAATGGTTTCTTTTATAATACGTTTGTTCAGCCTATGGACAATCTCATTCATTGGTTGGGGAATTCGTTAGGCGATAATTACGGGTTGGCCATTGTTATTCTTGTATTAGCTGTCCGTCTCGTCTTATTACCTTTTATGCTGTCCAACTATAAAAACATGCATATGATGCGTGAAAAAATGAAAATTGCAAAACCTGAAATTACAGAAGCACAAGAAAAGGTTAAACGTGCGCGTACTCAAGAAGATAAATTAGCTGCCAATCAAGAAATGATGCAAGTTTATAAAAAATATAATATGAATCCTATGGCAAGTATGTTGGGATGTTTACCTCTCATTATACAAATGCCTATCGTCATGGCTTTATACTTTGTTTTAAAATACCCATCAGGTGGGGGAATTACAAAGTTTTCTGACTTTTTATGGTTCCATTTAGATAAGCCCGATATTTGGATTACAATTATAGCTGGTGTGCTCTACTTTATTCAAGCGTATGTTTCAAGCTTTAATATGCCACCTGAGCAACGTCAAATGGGATACATGATGATGATTATTTCTCCAATTATGATTATTTGGATTTCATTAAGTTCAGCTGCTGCACTAGGTTTGTATTGGTCAGTGTCAGCTGCGTTCCTTGTTGTTCAAACTTATGTTGCTAACGTTGTCTATGGACGTAAAGCAAAAGCAGAAGTTGCACCATTAATTGAGAAATTCGAGCGCGAGAAAAATGCAAAAGCAGGGAAAAATACTCAAGTCGTAAAGAAAAAGAAAAAATAA
- the thiE gene encoding thiamine phosphate synthase has protein sequence MGFDRKQLRIYFIAGTQDVKEGSLESILKEALEAGITMFQFREKGPSSLTGNEKKKKALELQKLCHAYKVPFIVNDDINLAIEIDADGVHVGQDDEKIASFYSKLENKIIGLSVGNFEEYDQSDLTHVDYIGVGPVYETSSKSDAKKPGGVEMIRRMREYDENIPIVAIGGITEENVSSIIKNGADGIATISSITHSRNIENSVNRYMQYFK, from the coding sequence ATGGGTTTTGACCGCAAGCAATTACGTATTTATTTCATTGCCGGAACGCAAGATGTGAAAGAGGGCAGTCTTGAGTCGATTCTTAAAGAAGCGTTAGAGGCGGGTATTACAATGTTCCAATTCCGCGAAAAGGGGCCATCTTCTTTAACAGGAAATGAGAAAAAGAAGAAGGCGTTGGAATTGCAAAAGTTATGTCATGCCTATAAAGTGCCTTTTATCGTCAATGATGATATCAATTTGGCGATAGAAATTGATGCTGATGGTGTTCATGTAGGACAAGATGATGAAAAAATAGCTTCATTTTATTCTAAGCTAGAAAACAAAATTATTGGATTAAGTGTAGGGAACTTCGAAGAGTATGATCAATCAGATTTGACACATGTAGATTATATTGGTGTTGGACCCGTTTATGAAACGAGTTCAAAAAGCGATGCCAAAAAACCTGGTGGTGTCGAAATGATTCGACGAATGAGAGAATATGATGAGAATATTCCTATTGTAGCTATAGGTGGCATAACTGAAGAAAATGTGTCATCTATTATTAAAAATGGAGCAGATGGTATTGCGACCATTTCCTCGATAACACATAGTAGAAATATTGAAAACTCTGTGAATCGTTATATGCAATATTTCAAATAA
- a CDS encoding YwpF-like family protein, with amino-acid sequence MKTFKAVRFQIVSENSTVTEYELIDGVIINKENSGTGWLLEIVISDVHQEQMEQYMAEEKLLDIRVVITRPSNDPALFDATIKHITPLKESISVVFECHIYTLRQVYAESLLEQLVNEGLEGDELITTFNRMMQSKPRLKDERQ; translated from the coding sequence ATGAAAACATTTAAGGCTGTCCGCTTCCAAATCGTTTCTGAAAACAGTACTGTGACAGAATATGAACTGATTGATGGCGTTATTATTAATAAAGAAAATAGTGGAACAGGTTGGTTGTTGGAAATTGTCATTTCTGATGTGCATCAAGAACAAATGGAACAGTATATGGCAGAAGAAAAGTTATTAGATATTCGTGTCGTCATTACACGCCCTTCTAACGATCCTGCGTTATTTGATGCCACAATTAAACATATTACACCTTTAAAAGAGTCTATCTCTGTCGTATTTGAATGTCACATCTATACATTGCGCCAAGTGTACGCGGAAAGTTTACTTGAGCAATTAGTGAATGAAGGTCTTGAAGGTGATGAGTTAATCACAACATTTAACCGTATGATGCAATCAAAACCACGTTTAAAAGACGAACGGCAATAG
- a CDS encoding ISL3 family transposase, with the protein MCNDISEMLGIKVKNLKITQNLGLDVHKNVKALLYEGQLTYHPSACACCGIKNDAHLIIKHGFRKTKVYMGLIFERPAYLKLKKQRFYCKACQQTFTAQTPYIQPRCTISNEVKRMMTRKLSKVISEKDVAESLCVSPSTVHRHLKEVSDSVKTQAHHVLPEHLAFDEFKSTKDVEGAMSFIYCDSVTHDIIDILPDRRKHKLEAYFLKFSRKQRERVKTISIDMFPPYIALIQDLFPHAEIIMDRFHIVQAINREINRCRVQVMNGFRTKDRPQYNKLKRYWKLLLKAPLDLDRMIYQSYGLFKSWQSQYSLVQYLLELDERLKETYETGHRLLSALKVNDIQQLRFILQDSKTKDISQGLKRVIQTFIKYLPYISNTMRYPHLTNGPIEGINNKIKLIKRVSYGYRNFWNFRNRILIISKVFVSEYKKRIKQQNNVA; encoded by the coding sequence ATGTGTAATGATATATCAGAAATGCTTGGAATTAAAGTCAAAAATTTAAAAATCACTCAAAATCTAGGATTAGATGTACATAAAAACGTAAAGGCATTATTATACGAAGGCCAATTGACATATCATCCCAGTGCTTGTGCGTGTTGTGGAATTAAAAATGATGCCCATTTAATTATTAAACATGGCTTTCGTAAAACGAAAGTTTATATGGGATTAATTTTTGAAAGACCTGCCTATTTAAAATTGAAGAAACAGCGCTTTTACTGTAAAGCTTGTCAACAAACCTTTACAGCTCAAACACCCTATATTCAACCCCGATGTACCATCTCAAATGAGGTCAAACGCATGATGACCCGGAAACTATCTAAAGTCATCTCTGAAAAGGATGTCGCTGAAAGTCTATGTGTATCACCTTCAACTGTCCATCGCCATTTAAAAGAGGTAAGTGATTCGGTGAAGACGCAGGCACATCATGTTTTACCGGAGCACTTAGCTTTTGACGAATTCAAATCAACGAAAGATGTCGAAGGTGCAATGAGCTTTATTTACTGTGATAGTGTAACCCATGATATCATCGATATTTTACCTGATCGTCGCAAACATAAATTAGAAGCCTATTTTTTAAAGTTCTCTAGAAAGCAACGTGAAAGAGTGAAAACCATCTCTATAGATATGTTTCCACCTTATATCGCACTCATTCAAGACTTATTTCCTCATGCGGAGATAATTATGGATCGCTTTCATATCGTGCAGGCTATCAATCGTGAAATCAATCGATGCCGAGTTCAAGTTATGAATGGTTTTAGGACAAAAGATAGACCTCAATATAATAAATTAAAGCGTTATTGGAAGTTACTATTAAAAGCGCCCTTAGATTTAGATCGAATGATATATCAGTCATACGGACTTTTTAAGTCTTGGCAGAGTCAATACAGTTTAGTTCAGTATTTATTGGAGCTTGATGAGAGGCTCAAAGAGACATATGAAACGGGGCATCGTCTTTTAAGTGCTCTGAAAGTAAACGATATCCAGCAATTACGCTTCATCTTACAGGATTCAAAAACAAAAGATATTTCACAAGGACTCAAGCGCGTCATTCAAACATTCATCAAATATTTGCCCTATATCTCAAATACGATGCGTTATCCACATTTAACGAATGGGCCAATTGAGGGCATTAATAATAAAATAAAACTGATTAAACGGGTTTCTTATGGTTATAGAAATTTCTGGAATTTTAGGAATCGAATCTTAATCATTTCCAAGGTATTTGTAAGTGAATATAAAAAACGCATTAAACAACAAAATAACGTTGCTTAA
- the cls gene encoding cardiolipin synthase: MPEIFYTFFFNDNVIINYLLVGAFLLNLTFIFTIIFMERRSAGSIWAWIFVLGLFPLIGFVIYLLFGRQIQRESIFKLEQRDRIGLEYIVNQQLKAIKNNKFEPHNPHIQNYSRMIQMLLYNNAAFYTKNNEIELLTDGHQKFERLKEDIRQAQSYIHIQYYIFRHDTLGKSIMALLEEKLEQGVEVKMLYDDMGSRGLTLRDFKRFKEKGGHVESFFPSKLPLINLRMNNRNHRKIVVIDGLIGYLGGFNVGNEYLGLSKKFGYWRDTHLRIKGEAVHALQLRFILDWNSQANRDNMVYNEKYFPAHPLPKNGNIGIQIASSGPDELWEQVKYGYLKMISMAKKDIYIQTPYFVPDEAFMDALKIAALGGVNVNIMIPSKPDHPFVYWATFKNVASLIEAGARVYLYDNGFLHAKTLTIDDEITSVGTTNMDNRSFTLNFEVNAFVYNENFAKEVRQSFEDDLKVCSELTKERYAQRSLWIKFKESISQLLAPIL, translated from the coding sequence ATGCCTGAGATTTTCTATACATTCTTTTTTAATGATAATGTGATTATCAATTATCTGTTGGTAGGGGCATTTTTATTAAATTTAACCTTTATCTTTACTATTATCTTTATGGAAAGAAGAAGTGCAGGGTCCATATGGGCATGGATATTTGTACTCGGCTTGTTTCCATTGATAGGATTCGTCATATATTTGTTATTCGGTAGACAAATTCAACGCGAATCTATCTTTAAGTTAGAACAAAGGGATCGAATCGGCCTTGAATACATCGTAAATCAACAATTAAAGGCCATTAAAAATAACAAATTTGAGCCACATAACCCTCATATACAAAATTACAGTCGCATGATACAAATGCTCCTCTATAATAACGCCGCCTTTTATACAAAAAATAATGAAATTGAATTGTTAACAGACGGCCATCAAAAATTCGAACGTTTAAAAGAAGATATACGTCAGGCACAATCTTACATACATATTCAATATTACATCTTCCGACACGACACACTCGGTAAAAGTATTATGGCCTTATTAGAGGAAAAATTAGAACAAGGCGTCGAAGTTAAAATGTTATATGATGACATGGGGTCAAGGGGCCTTACCTTACGGGATTTTAAACGATTTAAAGAAAAAGGTGGCCATGTTGAGTCATTCTTCCCTTCTAAGTTACCTTTAATTAATTTACGTATGAATAATCGCAATCACCGAAAAATTGTAGTCATTGACGGCTTGATTGGTTATTTAGGTGGTTTTAATGTAGGAAACGAATACCTTGGATTATCCAAAAAATTTGGTTATTGGCGTGACACACATCTTCGCATTAAAGGTGAAGCGGTCCATGCCCTGCAATTACGATTTATTTTAGATTGGAACTCTCAAGCAAACCGTGACAATATGGTCTATAACGAAAAATACTTTCCTGCGCATCCTTTACCTAAAAATGGTAATATCGGTATTCAAATCGCCTCGAGTGGGCCCGATGAATTATGGGAACAAGTTAAATATGGTTATCTTAAAATGATATCTATGGCCAAAAAAGATATTTATATTCAAACCCCTTATTTCGTTCCAGATGAAGCTTTTATGGATGCATTGAAAATTGCCGCACTGGGTGGCGTCAATGTCAATATTATGATTCCAAGTAAACCCGATCATCCATTTGTTTACTGGGCAACATTTAAAAATGTGGCAAGCTTGATTGAAGCGGGGGCACGCGTTTACTTGTACGATAATGGCTTTTTACACGCGAAAACACTCACAATTGATGATGAAATTACAAGTGTCGGGACTACAAATATGGATAACCGCAGCTTCACTTTGAATTTCGAAGTCAATGCTTTCGTATATAACGAAAACTTTGCAAAAGAAGTTCGCCAAAGTTTTGAAGATGATCTTAAAGTATGTTCAGAATTAACAAAAGAACGCTACGCTCAAAGAAGCCTATGGATTAAATTTAAAGAGTCTATCAGCCAATTACTTGCCCCTATTCTCTAA
- a CDS encoding CPBP family intramembrane glutamic endopeptidase translates to MKKTIAQMFREDNLVNNDPLIKRLIKGAIFILLFVIYIGESSVLDTLSFKAVIYFLVLFVMIYLLKYFKINLFSFRKLTTRDISIVIIFTLTVKVLDIIFANLLTGSTLNQEHIEESIQNISILNFAIFFAVLPAVLEEIVFRGLILRVLFKGHLLLGLIISSVLFAYVHEYSNIIEFLPYLYSGFLFGIAYLLTRRIEVSILIHFIGNFTSLWF, encoded by the coding sequence ATGAAGAAAACTATAGCTCAAATGTTTCGTGAGGATAACCTTGTCAATAATGATCCGTTAATAAAAAGACTGATTAAAGGCGCAATCTTCATACTTTTATTTGTCATTTACATTGGCGAATCTTCAGTACTAGATACACTTTCTTTTAAAGCAGTCATATATTTTCTTGTACTCTTTGTGATGATTTACTTACTAAAATACTTTAAAATCAATTTATTTAGCTTCAGAAAATTAACAACTCGTGATATTTCAATTGTCATTATTTTTACGCTTACTGTGAAAGTATTAGATATTATATTTGCAAATTTATTGACAGGCAGCACTTTAAACCAAGAGCATATTGAAGAAAGTATTCAAAACATTTCAATATTAAATTTTGCAATATTTTTTGCCGTACTACCAGCAGTTTTAGAAGAGATCGTTTTCAGAGGACTTATTTTGAGAGTGTTATTCAAAGGGCACCTCTTACTCGGGCTAATTATTAGCAGCGTTCTTTTTGCTTATGTTCACGAATACAGTAACATTATCGAGTTTTTACCTTATTTATACTCAGGCTTTTTATTTGGTATTGCATATTTATTGACGAGAAGAATTGAAGTCTCTATTCTTATCCATTTTATTGGAAATTTCACTTCTCTTTGGTTTTAA
- the thiD gene encoding bifunctional hydroxymethylpyrimidine kinase/phosphomethylpyrimidine kinase, which translates to MEKPKIALTIAGTDPSGGAGAMADLKSFHSCGVYGMAAITSIVAQNSLGVQHIHNLDAAWLEEQLESVFNDEKPHALKTGMIPTPEMMEVIENYLKKIDIPYVIDPVMVAKSGDSLMDQSVRQSLKESLLPYADVATPNLPEAEEIVEMTIDSEEKILRAGQYFIQEIGSKGVIIKGGHLEGDAIDHLFTKEGHYEFKSERFPTQHTHGTGCTFSAVITAELAKGKSVFDAVAKAKKYISLAIQHTPEIGKGRGPVNHFAYEKINGWD; encoded by the coding sequence ATGGAAAAACCAAAAATAGCTTTAACAATTGCAGGTACGGATCCTAGTGGTGGCGCAGGTGCAATGGCAGATTTGAAATCTTTTCATTCCTGTGGTGTTTATGGCATGGCAGCAATTACAAGTATTGTAGCGCAAAACTCTTTAGGTGTTCAGCATATTCATAATTTAGATGCTGCATGGCTTGAAGAACAATTAGAAAGTGTATTTAATGATGAAAAACCGCATGCTTTAAAAACGGGTATGATACCTACACCGGAAATGATGGAAGTCATCGAAAACTATTTGAAAAAGATTGATATTCCTTATGTCATAGATCCCGTAATGGTTGCCAAAAGTGGAGATTCATTAATGGACCAAAGTGTACGTCAGAGTTTAAAAGAATCATTATTACCTTATGCAGATGTTGCAACACCTAATCTTCCTGAAGCTGAAGAAATCGTGGAAATGACCATTGATAGTGAAGAAAAAATTCTTCGTGCCGGTCAATATTTTATTCAAGAAATTGGCTCAAAAGGTGTCATTATTAAAGGTGGCCATTTAGAAGGCGATGCGATTGACCATTTATTTACTAAAGAAGGTCATTATGAATTTAAAAGTGAACGTTTCCCAACACAACACACACATGGAACAGGTTGTACTTTTTCGGCAGTTATTACAGCAGAATTAGCAAAAGGAAAGTCAGTTTTCGATGCAGTAGCTAAAGCGAAAAAATATATTTCGTTAGCAATTCAACATACCCCTGAAATAGGAAAAGGGCGTGGCCCGGTGAACCATTTTGCATATGAAAAAATCAATGGGTGGGATTAA